A single genomic interval of Hydractinia symbiolongicarpus strain clone_291-10 chromosome 8, HSymV2.1, whole genome shotgun sequence harbors:
- the LOC130654479 gene encoding dnaJ homolog subfamily C member 8-like, which produces MCKEKRINVNKMADQVDDKLEKLKSFMKDVKDIEKRDEVLTSDKQIERLTKPGSKYLNLNPYEVLQVRPDSSEEEIRKSYKKMSILVHPDKNPNDKERAEKAFEAIRNANKLLQDEDQVKKIKRLLEEADAMVQINLRDKRKEVKKISPLATIPEDESPEAYARLKRAITAKLFADNEIKKQEVVERQQQEKKREREHEIDEEDKAKKQKEFEKKWDESRTGRVNDWRNFQKNAKKKEKKHKTKAFKPPSMKPEKR; this is translated from the coding sequence ATGTGCAAGGAAAAACggataaatgtaaacaaaatggcTGACCAGGTGGATGACAAACTTGAAAAACTGAAAAGTTTTATGAAGGATGTGAAAGATATCGAAAAGAGAGACGAAGTTTTAACTAGTGATAAGCAAATAGAAAGGCTAACAAAGCCAGGCTCTaaatatcttaatttaaatCCATATGAAGTATTACAAGTACGACCTGATTCTTCTGAAGAAGAAATCagaaaaagttacaaaaaaatgtCTATATTAGTCCATCCTGATAAAAATCCAAATGATAAAGAAAGAGCAGAAAAGGCATTTGAAGCAATAAGGAATGCTAACAAGCTTCTTCAAGATGAGgatcaagtaaaaaaaattaaacgtttGCTGGAGGAAGCAGATGCAATGGTTCAAATAAATTTAAGAGATAAAAGGAAAGAGGTTAAAAAGATATCACCATTAGCAACAATACCAGAAGATGAAAGTCCTGAAGCATATGCTAGATTAAAGAGAGCAATAACAGCAAAACTATTTGCCGacaacgaaataaaaaaacaggaagTGGTAGAAAggcaacaacaagaaaaaaagcGTGAACGGGAACATGAAATAGATGAAGAAGACAAAGCAAAAAAACAGAAAGAATTTGAGAAAAAGTGGGATGAAAGTCGAACAGGACGTGTTAATGATTGgcgaaactttcaaaaaaatgctaaaaagaaagagaaaaagcatAAAACAAAGGCTTTTAAGCCTCCCTCTATGAAACCAGAAAAAAGATAA